A single window of Onychostoma macrolepis isolate SWU-2019 chromosome 16, ASM1243209v1, whole genome shotgun sequence DNA harbors:
- the LOC131521305 gene encoding transcription factor HIVEP3 encodes MEAEEKQSADGERSGGQQQPSESLLAAQLPQLQQQATSQSVHGSHGRLQHRQPKRFEMLQRQKQQQQSQVGGSSWQLSEVPGPSRGSCSALGNPSPQIHNVKQTQSLPNVELQEGTPCRRERKPQKPGKYVCTYCGRPCAKPSVLQKHIRSHTGERPYPCVPCGFSFKTKSNLYKHRKSHAHRIKAGMASSREETSFIGPEGGALGDDQEEGTEGESSGSEDETGQHQPSTSQGRPTLKKSSKVELSFIEEGPQTEDSQAVKQRLAMRLSERKRAPRASSDETRSSLGPGSKGSTESGYFSSSGSAELSQVSPPNASAKTYAEIILGKYGRLGQQQRISHQQLQLSSSSGQQEKSIPFTVPKTQVIEHITKLITINEAVVDTSEIDSVKPRRSSLSRRSSIESVKFSSPKEPCVFEPKADAPGSCGSAVQLIPGSFASELPGSYLAETETLTGQSSSALLYRSQSVPSSRNTSDTASHGFRLSHSFDDQQAIAAEMRIGPHQRMLRRQPAIEVPVGVDLINEDAGPSTLKEIESGKKQDKELHLYECEICGTRLNKQYSYTAHRLACMSKSPHGLKSEGGSSFIENQPQIMSYKFKAMAMAVRKRKKKEESLEEDPPSPGPTAVSFSTQPPSMLGSIDNQGTPHGLSQSEVEKRSSWKEISVIQHTRSFEKQESISMASQEAEPEHEPSQEPKPISTSRLIRQPNIQVPEILVTEEPDTEMVSHPANTYTSKESEKVEEFQWPQRSQSLAQLPAEKLPPKKKRLRLAEAAQSSGESSFESVSLPHSPSQESNVSHASSRSASFEESGRPDSEMQSGTWSSQGSHMLTVPSSLHQHHHSHREMRRSTSEQATASPPHPAHVEETRSKSFDYGSLSQERASATWKERRKCLLVKHGTLGEPDQEEPCTKPGISAVCQSYLGHPPFTYTEHRMGGRASRISSEHIGKTLQLFQSPLSLPPAVFPLQEANPDFYSPSQLSRFLPVTTAVVSTQMFPQAFLHSEPPPPHPRPIEYVERLGLPLQPLTTLFPLQSSDVAQAVCCPMPGDLTIQVPSGPLFSESRSSPSSLHTLGHSQQQLVVRHNPHPVIAPCLQQLMPVVSLVVPVRLQTHIPTYASAMYTTISQILATTQHPVCCTAMVIMGKLEEDKLQRSYLRLPSPSPKSYIPLPLPLEHGAGASSDDSCGQLGAGGSKRMLSPAGSLELSLEAQRHQKRVKEEEEEKEEGDQEDNKCDNKSQEVSQGKIKQRLTVETAGRAKDPREVIEPEKLSKQDVTQHKSETLKEEGRKEAGHRYAPRVTSPERTVDPSYPSLHTTTAVSWCYLNYTKPNPSTHRDSTSVYSSWSVSMHNPNIPGLSTKILMSLLRSKQKHSAETYTMATAPPPMTDKLVPTDSKTTSASEVRASLPNSPVKVKEEPPNEQGDKEKSADDVPATSTQSETARICIFEGGYKSNEDYVYVRGRGRGKYVCGECGIRCKKPSMLKKHIRTHTDVRPYVCKHCNFAFKTKGNLTKHMKSKAHGKKCLEMGVSESSVDELESEEAGGSEERVCESEEQEGHQFSDVEDSEADDDEDEEEDFSSHDEPSSACSTDTRQSTGDLSESGQGSQTEHSDPTAKEEYSSPHRPWPGIRAASPGSKRASFSRKGWEVSPRTFSPSSEGSPLRSLSPRLELSSPSSHLSPSPERGPSPIRGLSPLRPLSPLRPVSPARYRSARAVSSHTPLKPQHRPHSSPAGLHWEPSTPANEGQKDKPGTQPTLQERMPPDPCLLSPSLRFSPSESFPPSPVTPRTVDRMFSHLPLHSQDQARMPYHMIPIGGIQMVQLRPRSRPKLERQSSSTPSPTSPKEDSPFSLTRRDYPWISLPETSPQRTLVNRTKSQDEGASRSDLSCPSTSSTLPKLPPSQQGGGEQRTAKVRKQYGDSSSATKTRTFGPETSRKAAADSDEGAERISQGEAASSSRETRQLHETEKPVAAPLRGRGSFSEGCSGSGSAPQSQEGDPDST; translated from the exons ATGGAGGCGGAGGAAAAGCAGTCAGCCGATGGGGAGCGGTCTGGTGGGCAACAGCAGCCATCAGAGTCTTTGTTAGCAGCACAGCTGCCTCAGTTACAGCAACAAGCTACCTCGCAATCTGTCCATGGATCACATGGCCGCCTTCAACACAGGCAGCCAAAACGCTTTGAAATGCTCCAAAGGCAGAAGCAGCAGCAACAGTCACAGGTGGGTGGGTCATCTTGGCAGCTTTCAGAAGTACCTGGTCCTTCAAGAGGCAGCTGTTCTGCCCTGGGAAATCCATCTCCCCAAATTCATAATGTTAAGCAAACTCAGTCTCTGCCCAATGTGGAATTACAGGAAGGCACCCCATGTAGACGAGAACGTAAACCCCAAAAACCAGGGAAATATGTGTGCACATACTGCGGCCGTCCTTGTGCTAAGCCTAGCGTCCTCCAAAAACACATCCGAtctcacactggagagagaccTTATCCATGTGTCCCATGTGGCTTCTCCTTCAAGACCAAAAGCAACCTGTACAAACACCGCAAATCCCATGCGCATCGAATAAAAGCAGGCATGGCCTCAAGTCGTGAAGAGACCAGTTTCATCGGGCCGGAAGGTGGAGCCTTGGGAGATGATCAAGAGGAGGGTACGGAAGGAGAGAGTTCAGGTTCTGAGGATGAGACGGGGCAACACCAACCATCTACCTCACAGGGCAGGCCAACTctgaaaaaaagcagtaaagtGGAATTGTCATTTATAGAGGAGGGTCCCCAAACAGAGGATTCACAGGCAGTCAAGCAAAGGTTAGCAATGAGGCTAAGTGAGAGGAAGCGAGCTCCCAGAGCATCTTCAGATGAAACCCGATCCTCACTGGGTCCCGGCAGCAAGGGAAGCACAGAATCTGGCTACTTTTCCAGTTCTGGGAGTGCTGAGCTCTCTCAAGTGAGCCCACCAAATGCCAGTGCTAAAACGTATGCTGAGATAATTCTAGGAAAATATGGACGCCTAGGACAACAGCAACGAATTTCACATCAACAACTGCAATTATCATCATCTTCAGGCCAACAGGAAAAATCAATCCCTTTCACTGTTCCTAAGACACAAGTCATTGAGCATATAACTAAGCTAATTACTATAAATGAAGCCGTGGTGGATACAAGTGAAATTGATAGTGTCAAACCAAGACGTTCCTCACTCTCTAGAAGAAGTAGCATAGAGTCTGTAAAATTCTCTTCACCCAAAGAACCctgtgtttttgaaccaaaAGCGGATGCCCCAGGCTCTTGTGGCTCCGCTGTTCAACTTATTCCTGGTAGTTTTGCAAGTGAATTACCTGGCTCATACTTGGCTGAAACAGAAACACTGACTGGTCAGAGCTCCAGTGCTCTTCTTTATAGGAGTCAATCAGTGCCATCTTCTCGTAATACTTCAGATACAGCTTCACACGGCTTTCGTCTAAGTCATTCTTTTGATGATCAGCAGGCCATAGCAGCTGAAATGAGGATTGGGCCACATCAACGAATGTTACGACGCCAACCTGCTATTGAGGTGCCAGTTGGAGTGGACCTCATTAATGAGGATGCAGGTCCTTCTACTTTGAAAGAAATAGAATCAGGAAAGAAGCAAGACAAGGAATTGCACCTTTATGAGTGTGAAATTTGTGGGACTCGCTTGAATAAGCAGTACTCTTACACTGCACACAGACTAGCGTGTATGAGTAAATCTCCTCATGGTCTGAAAAGTGAGGGAGGCAGTTCTTTTATTGAGAATCAACCACAGATTATGAGCTACAAGTTCAAAGCAATGGCCATGGCTGTGCgcaagaggaaaaaaaaagaagaaagtctTGAAGAAGACCCTCCCAGTCCAGGTCCAACAGCAGTGTCTTTCAGCACCCAGCCTCCATCAATGCTAGGCAGTATTGATAATCAGGGCACACCGCATGGCCTTTCACAAAGTGAGGTAGAAAAAAGGAGTTCCTGGAAAGAAATTTCTGTTATCCAGCATACCAGATCCTTTGAAAAACAGGAAAGCATCTCTATGGCAAGTCAGGAAGCAGAGCCAGAACACGAGCCATCACAGGAGCCAAAACCAATCTCCACATCCCGGTTAATCCGTCAACCCAACATTCAAGTGCCAGAAATTCTGGTTACAGAGGAGCCAGATACCGAGATGGTCTCTCATCCAGCGAATACTTACACCTCTAAAGAGTCAGAGAAGGTGGAGGAATTCCAGTGGCCTCAGCGTAGCCAAAGTCTGGCTCAGCTCCCTGCAGAGAAGCTACCGCCAAAGAAGAAGCGTCTCCGTTTGGCTGAGGCAGCCCAATCATCAGGAGAATCTAGCTTTGAGTCAGTATCCTTGCCACACAGCCCAAGCCAAGAGAGCAATGTTTCCCATGCCTCCAGTCGATCTGCATCCTTTGAGGAATCCGGAAGGCCAGACTCTGAGATGCAAAGTGGTACCTGGAGCTCCCAAGGCTCTCACATGCTGACTGTTCCATCAAGTCTCCATCAGCACCATCATTCTCACAGAGAGATGCGCCGCTCAACCTCTGAACAGGCAACTGCAAGTCCTCCACACCCTGCACATGTAGAGGAAACGAGAAGTAAGTCATTTGACTATGGCTCCCTCTCTCAAGAGCGCGCTTCTGCTACTTGGAAGGAGAGGAGGAAATGTCTCTTGGTGAAGCACGGAACCCTTGGTGAACCTGATCAGGAGGAGCCATGTACTAAACCTGGCATCTCAGCTGTTTGCCAGTCCTACCTAGGTCATCCTCCATTCACATACACAGAGCATAGAATGGGAGGCAGGGCCTCAAGGATTAGCTCAGAGCATATAGGGAAGACCTTGCAGCTCTTCCAATCTCCTCTTTCACTCCCACCAGCAGTTTTCCCCCTACAAGAAGCAAACCCTGATTTTTATTCCCCAAGTCAGCTGTCTAGATTCCTTCCAGTCACAACAGCAGTCGTTTCTACCCAGATGTTTCCGCAAGCCTTCCTTCACAGTGAGCCACCTCCGCCACATCCAAGACCCATTGAATATGTAGAGCGCCTGGGATTACCCCTTCAGCCACTCACCACTTTATTCCCGCTACAATCAAGTGATGTTGCTCAGGCTGTTTGCTGTCCCATGCCAGGTGATCTGACTATTCAGGTCCCCTCAGGGCCTCTTTTCAGTGAGTCTAGGTCATCTCCTTCCTCCTTGCATACTCTCGGTCATTCACAACAGCAGCTAGTTGTCCGCCACAACCCCCATCCCGTGATTGCCCCTTGCCTTCAACAGCTTATGCCAGTGGTGTCTCTTGTAGTGCCTGTGCGCTTACAGACTCACATTCCTACCTATGCTAGTGCCATGTATACAACCATCTCACAAATTTTAGCCACAACACAACATCCAGTCTGCTGCACAGCTATGGTAATCATGGGTAAGCTGGAGGAAGACAAGCTTCAGAGATCTTACCTTAGGCTGCCCTCACCTAGCCCCAAGAGCTATATTCCCTTGCCGCTCCCACTCGAGCATGGAGCAGGTGCTTCATCTGATGACAGCTGTGGGCAGCTCGGTGCTGGAGGAAGTAAGCGAATGCTGTCACCTGCAGGTAGTCTAGAACTCAGTTTAGAGGCACAACGGCATCAAAAACGGGtgaaagaggaggaggaggagaaagaaGAGGGTGACCAGGAAGATAACAAATGTGACAATAAATCTCAGGAGGTGAGTCAGGGAAAAATTAAGCAGAGGCTAACAGTGGAGACAGCGGGGAGGGCCAAAGATCCAAGAGAAGTAATAGAACCTGAAAAGTTAAGCAAGCAAGACGTAACCCAACACAAATCTGAGACCTTAAAGGAGGAGGGAAGGAAAGAGGCAGGACATCGGTATGCTCCAAGGGTAACAAGTCCAGAGAGAACTGTGGACCCGTCATACCCCAGTTTGCATACCACTACAGCCGTCAGCTGGTGCTACTTGAATTACACAAAGCCCAACCCCTCTACACATAGAGATTCAACTTCTGTCTATTCCTCGTGGAGTGTTAGCATGCATAACCCCAATATACCTGGATTGTCCACCAAAATATTAATGTCCCTGCTGCGCTCCAAACAAAAACATAGTGCTGAGACATACACTATGGCTACAGCTCCACCACCAATGACTGACAAGTTGGTTCCTACAGACAGCAAGACGACCAGTGCGTCAGAG GTACGTGCTTCTCTGCCCAACTCACCCGTCAAAGTAAAAGAGGAACCACCAAATGAACAAGGTGATAAAGAGAAGAGTGCTGATGACGTGCCCGCTACTTCGACGCAAAGTGAGACGGCGCGTATTTGCATTTTTGAGGGCGG GTATAAGTCAAATGAGGACTATGTATATGTTCGGGGTCGGGGGAGAGGAAAATATGTGTGTGGTGAATGTGGGATTCGCTGCAAGAAGCCCAGCATGCTAAAAAAGCACATTCGCACTCATACAGACGTCCGTCCTTACGTCTGTAAGCACTGCAACTTCGCCTTTAAAACCAAAG GGAACCTTACCAAACACATGAAGTCTAAGGCCCACGGCAAGAAATGCCTGGAGATGGGTGTGTCAGAGTCATCTGTGGATGAGCTGGAGTCTGAGGAAGCAG GGGGCAGTGAGGAGCGAGTGTGTGAGTCAGAAGAACAGGAGGGGCACCAGTTCTCTGATGTTGAAGATTCTGAAGCAGATGAtgatgaggatgaggaagaaGACTTCTCTTCCCACGATGAACCATCTTCAGCCTGCTCCACTGATACTCGTCAATCCACAGGTGACCTCTCTGAAAGTGGCCAAGGCTCACAGACTGAGCACTCTGACCCTACAGCCAAAGAGGAATACTCCTCACCCCACAGACCGTGGCCTGGCATCCGAGCCGCGTCTCCAGGCAGCAAGAGGGCGTCGTTTTCCCGCAAGGGCTGGGAGGTTTCCCCGAGGACCTTCTCCCCTAGCAGTGAAGGCTCTCCCCTTAGAAGCCTGTCTCCAAGGCTTGAATTGTCTTCACCCAGCAGTCATCTCTCTCCTTCCCCAGAGAGGGGCCCGTCACCCATCAGAGGCCTCTCCCCTCTCAGGCCTCTCTCACCTCTGAGACCTGTATCCCCGGCACGATACAGGAGCGCAAGAGCTGTCTCTTCTCATACGCCCCTAAAGCCCCAGCATCGGCCGCACAGCTCACCCGCAGGGCTTCACTGGGAGCCTAGCACACCAGCTAATGAGGGTCAAAAG GACAAGCCTGGTACTCAGCCAACTCTACAGGAGCGTATGCCCCCGGATCCCTGCCTGCTTTCCCCATCCCTACGCTTCTCTCCAAGCGAGTCTTTCCCTCCGAGTCCTGTGACGCCACGGACAGTGGACCGCATGTTCAGCCACCTACCTTTACACTCCCAAGATCAAGCCCGCATGCCCTATCACATGATTCccattgggggcatccaaatgGTGCAGCTCAGACCCCGATCACGCCCCAAACTGGAACGACAGTCATCTTCCACCCCTTCGCCCACCTCTCCCAAAGAGGACTCCCCTTTTTCCCTCACCAGGAGGGATTATCCATGGATCTCGCTTCCAGAAACCAGTCCGCAAAGAACTCTGGTGAACAGGACAAAAAGCCAAGATGAGGGAGCCAGCCGGTCTGACCTGTCTTGTCCCAGTACAAGCTCGACGTTACCCAAACTCCCCCCTTCACAACAAGGTGGAGGGGAGCAACGAACTGCAAAGGTCAGAAAGCAATATGGCGACTCGAGCTCCGCCACAAAGACTCGCACCTTCGGTCCCGAAACATCCAGGAAAGCAGCGGCAGACAGCGATGAAGGAGCCGAGAGGATCTCGCAGGGGGAAGCAGCGAGTTCCTCACGTGAAACCAGACAGCTGCATGAGACAGAAAAGCCTGTAGCGGCGCCACTCAGGGGACGTGGCTCTTTTTCAGAAGGATGTTCAGGATCTGGCAGTGCTCCTCAGAGCCAGGAAGGTGATCCAGATAGCACTTAA